GCCGAGACCCTCCCCGAATCGAACGCTAGGGTTTGCTCCTTCCACCATCCCCTGTTTCCTCCccaccccgcccccgcccccgcccccatggccgccgccgccgcctccgcggagGCCGCCGCCATCACGCGGCGCCTGGCCTCCTGCAACACCGGCGCCCGCGAGCGCGCCGTCCGCCACCTCCTCGCCGACTTCCTCCCCGCCTCCGCGCCGCACCTCTCAGCCACCGACCTCCTCAAGCTCTGGAAGGGCCTCTTCTTCTGCTTCTGGCACGCCGACAAGCCGCTCTACCAGGCCGACCTCGcctcccgcctcgccgccgccgtctccgccgccgcgacgcccgccgccgccgccgacttccTCGCCGCCTACCTCGCCACCATCCGCCGCGAGTGGTCCGCCATCGACGTCCACCGCCTCGACAAGTTCTACCTCCTCAACCGCCGCTTCCTCCACCACGCCTTCCTCTTCCTCGGCGCCCGCTCCTTCGCGCCCGACGTCACCGCCCAGATCGTCTCCGTCATCTCGGAGAAGGCCGTCCTACCGGAGGCCGACAACGCCACCGGTCGTGGGCTCGGGTACCATGTCGCCGATGTGTTCCTCGACGAGATCTTGCCCGTGCTCCCGGTTAGCTTGCAGTCGATGGAGCTGCTGTTGGCCCCCTTCTTCACTGTGCTGGAGAAGTCGACCGACAGGGTGCTGGTGAGTAAGGTTAGGTCCAGCTTGTTTGAGAGGTTTCTGGAGAGCGGCAGTCAGCTGCTTGAGATGGCGAGGAAAGGAGAAGGGGTGGAGAAGGGGAGCGTGGAGGAGAAGCTTGGAAAGGTCGGGCTGTTGTTTGGATTCAGCAAGAGGTTCCTGGATATCGGGGCGAGTGCTGAGACAGTGCAGGGAAATCGGAAGGTGGTGTTTGGGCTGAGGGATGCCTTTGTTAAGCTCGAAAAGGGATTGGAGCTGTCTGGGGTTAAGATCTCTGAGCCAGAGTTTCAGGGCACTCAGGTGCCAATGGTGGCAGTGGTAGAAAATGGCATGGATTTGGATGAGGCAAAGGtggaaaagaagaggaagaagaagaaggcaaagaagGCTGCATTAgttgaaggtggggaggaggaggagatcaaGGCTCTGAAGCAAGAGAAGAAGGTGAAGAAagacaagaacaagaaggagaaaaaagaaaagaagaagaaaaataaggttGAGGATAGTGATGGAGGGGATAGCAGTGAGCAGAGTATAGATGCCACATCAGAGGACCAGCAGATGGGCGATGACCCTGATGCCATTACATTTGATGAGGCTTTGATGTCCAATCTTCAAAAGCAGTTTGAGAAGGCTGCCGCAGAAGCTGGGATGCCGGTGACACCAGTTACTGCTAAAGTGGCAAAGAAGAGGAAGCGCTCAAAATCTTCTGATAGGTCATCAGAAGTTTCTGGTGGAGGTGTGGGTAGCGAAGGTAATGTTCCTGCTCAGGATGGAGATAAGAGTGGTAAGAAAGTGAGGTTCTCAATGAAGAGTAATCTAGTTTGGAACCCTCCTACTCCTTTACCACCACAGTGCTTGAGGCTCCCACCATCTGCTACTCCAAGAGGGAGTGCACTAAAAAGTGGAGTTCGGCCTGGGCCTATAAAGGAAAGCTCCacgccggtgaagaaggccaaggcaaAAGCAAAGTCTGcaaagaagatgttgaagaagagCCCTTCCTCGGCTGTGAAGCGCTTGCGGAAGTTGCAAACCTTCTCCGCGTGAAACTCTTGAATGTATGATGGCATGTCGGCCGTACCATTCTGCCTTTTAAATTGTGCTCTCATCATAACTTGATTCTTCTCCATTAGGTAGTCTTATACACTGTTGGCTTGCTACCTTTGCATTATTTATGGATTGCTTAATTATGTGTCTTGTCATAGTGCATTCTTGATAATCTTGTGATAATTATTGTTTTGTGGTAGCAGAGTGCTTTTGATTTCTCGCTCTCTGATAATTCCTATTTGGTTCTAGCTTCATTTGCATCGTGGCAATGGCTTAGTGCTTGTCATAGTGCATTCTTGATAATCATGTGATGATTATTGTTTCGTAGTAGCAGAGCCTTTTTGATTTTCGCTCTCTGATAATTCCCTTTTGGTTCTAACTTCATTTGCATCATGGCATTGGCTTAGTGCAGTTCATGATTTATAATTGACTGATCCGTACAAAGTACAAACTGCATATGCAATGTCATATTGTTAGTGCTGAAGACAGGCTGATTGTTCTCTTTGTTCCATGATGTTTCCTTTGGAGGAAGTTAGACATAACAATACTTAGAAACCTTGCATGATGAAGATAGCCCTTGATATATTTTGCTTCCTTCAGTACagatggaccccccccccccccccccccctctgattGTCGGTATATTTTGATGGGCAATACTCATGGGCTGCTTTCTACAGACTGCAGGCGCAATCTCGTATTGGTAGTGGCGAATCAGGCTGATTGTTCTCTTTGTGCCTTGATGTTTCCTTTTAAGTTAGATTAGACGTCACAATCTAGAAGCCTTGCATGATGAAGATAGCCCTTGATATATTTTTCTTCTGTCAGTATACTTTGATTGCCATGGCCCCTGATTGTCATTATGTTTTTTTGCTTCTGTCAGTATGCTTTGATCGCCATGCCCCTTGAGCCTTGATTGTCAGTATATTCTGCTTCTGTCAGTATACTTTAATTGCCATGCCCCCTGATTGTCAGTATACTTTGCTTCTGTCTAATATATTTGGATGTATGTTTTTAAATGAGATTTTTGTGGTAAGTAGTTAAATCACTCTTACTGGTCGTACATCTGTTTTGACCTGGTTTGGGAAATGACCAACTAGATGTCTTCTGCAAGACTGCAACTTTTGGTTCGATTCATGGGTAATACTTGTGAAGTTCATCTTGCAATTCAATATGAGTTAATTGGATTGTATGAATGATGATATGTCTAAGGTAGTAAGGTTATTTTGTTCAAATACCCTGAGCCCAGGATGTTCCTATGTAATCTTACATTCTGAACTCACAAGCTCATTGTCAAATTTGGTGACTAACAGTCATATGCGTCTTGGGCGATGCCCCCCCCTGATTGTCTATATTTTGATGGATGTTGTTATCTGAAATTTTTGTGGTAAGTAGTTAAATCGCTGTTACGGGTCGTGTACCTGTGTTGATCTGGTCCCAAAAAATGAGCAACTAGATAGCTTCTGCAACTTTTGGTTCAATTTAGGGGTAAATTAAATCTGCACCTGTAAAGTTCATCTTGCAATTCAGACTGCATTACTTGGATCATATAAACAATGATGTCGTTGGTTATTTTGTCAAATACTCTGAGCCCAGGATGCAtaacttttttctgaatcggatgtaaTATAGGCACGTTTTATTGTGTTCACTCATTTCAGCTGTATGTAGtacatattgaaatatccaaaacatcttatatttgtgaacggtg
This region of Triticum aestivum cultivar Chinese Spring chromosome 2D, IWGSC CS RefSeq v2.1, whole genome shotgun sequence genomic DNA includes:
- the LOC123054845 gene encoding ribosomal RNA processing protein 1 homolog, producing the protein MAAAAASAEAAAITRRLASCNTGARERAVRHLLADFLPASAPHLSATDLLKLWKGLFFCFWHADKPLYQADLASRLAAAVSAAATPAAAADFLAAYLATIRREWSAIDVHRLDKFYLLNRRFLHHAFLFLGARSFAPDVTAQIVSVISEKAVLPEADNATGRGLGYHVADVFLDEILPVLPVSLQSMELLLAPFFTVLEKSTDRVLVSKVRSSLFERFLESGSQLLEMARKGEGVEKGSVEEKLGKVGLLFGFSKRFLDIGASAETVQGNRKVVFGLRDAFVKLEKGLELSGVKISEPEFQGTQVPMVAVVENGMDLDEAKVEKKRKKKKAKKAALVEGGEEEEIKALKQEKKVKKDKNKKEKKEKKKKNKVEDSDGGDSSEQSIDATSEDQQMGDDPDAITFDEALMSNLQKQFEKAAAEAGMPVTPVTAKVAKKRKRSKSSDRSSEVSGGGVGSEGNVPAQDGDKSGKKVRFSMKSNLVWNPPTPLPPQCLRLPPSATPRGSALKSGVRPGPIKESSTPVKKAKAKAKSAKKMLKKSPSSAVKRLRKLQTFSA